A genomic window from Lentibacter algarum includes:
- a CDS encoding HlyC/CorC family transporter gives MDPTVASSDGAYWITAGAIAFLLVLSGFFSGSETALTAASRGKLRNQADKGNSGAKRALEITEDNERLIGSVLLGNNLVNILAASLATSLFTAIFGESGVAMATLVMTMLVLVFAEVLPKTYAITNAERAAGLVSAPIRIVVLVFSPVVSAVRWFVRLLLRLFGIQADPDSHILAVREEIAGALSLGHSEGIVEKEDRDRILGALDLAERAVEEIMLHRSGIEMIDADLEPQEILDRCLSSNHTRLPVYRGEQDNIIGVIHAKDLLRSMHKHMVAAGTVEAAFNGFDIAEVAMEPYFVPETTTLDEQMRQFLRRRTHFALVVDEYGVLQGLITLEDILEEIVGEITDEHDPAAEHSVTKGEDGVFYVDGAMTIRDFNRATDWSLPDEDANTVAGLVIHEAQMIPEVGQVFAFHGFRFTVQERADNRITKFKIRPLSS, from the coding sequence ATGGATCCGACTGTGGCCTCATCTGATGGGGCGTATTGGATAACGGCTGGGGCGATTGCCTTTTTGCTGGTTTTGTCTGGCTTTTTTTCAGGAAGCGAAACCGCTTTGACGGCGGCCTCGCGGGGCAAGCTGCGAAATCAAGCCGATAAGGGCAACTCAGGCGCCAAGCGCGCACTTGAGATCACCGAGGACAACGAGCGGCTGATCGGCTCTGTTCTTTTGGGCAACAACCTTGTGAATATTCTCGCAGCCTCGCTGGCGACCTCGCTTTTTACCGCCATTTTTGGCGAAAGTGGCGTGGCAATGGCGACTTTGGTCATGACGATGCTTGTTTTGGTGTTTGCCGAAGTGCTGCCCAAGACCTACGCGATCACCAATGCAGAGCGTGCTGCGGGTCTCGTGTCGGCGCCTATTCGGATCGTTGTTTTGGTATTCTCGCCTGTTGTGAGTGCTGTGCGTTGGTTCGTAAGGCTTTTGCTGCGTCTCTTCGGGATTCAGGCCGACCCTGATAGCCATATTCTTGCTGTGCGGGAAGAAATTGCAGGGGCGCTTTCGCTTGGGCATTCCGAAGGGATCGTTGAGAAGGAAGACCGTGACCGTATTCTGGGTGCGCTTGATTTGGCAGAGAGGGCCGTGGAGGAGATCATGCTTCATCGTTCCGGGATCGAGATGATCGATGCTGACCTTGAGCCGCAGGAAATTTTGGATCGTTGTTTGAGCAGCAATCACACACGCTTGCCCGTTTATCGCGGCGAGCAAGACAATATCATTGGTGTGATCCACGCCAAAGACCTCTTGCGCTCCATGCATAAGCACATGGTGGCTGCAGGAACCGTTGAGGCGGCGTTTAACGGGTTTGATATCGCTGAAGTGGCTATGGAGCCGTACTTTGTACCTGAAACGACAACTCTCGATGAACAAATGCGCCAGTTCTTGCGCCGCCGTACGCATTTTGCACTGGTGGTGGATGAGTACGGGGTCCTGCAGGGATTGATCACGCTAGAAGACATCTTGGAAGAGATTGTGGGCGAGATCACCGATGAGCATGACCCCGCCGCCGAACACTCGGTGACCAAGGGCGAGGACGGGGTGTTTTATGTGGACGGTGCGATGACCATTCGCGACTTCAACCGCGCGACGGACTGGTCTCTGCCGGATGAGGACGCCAACACTGTCGCGGGGCTTGTGATCCATGAGGCTCAGATGATCCCTGAAGTGGGGCAGGTCTTTGCCTTTCACGGCTTCCGCTTTACGGTTCAGGAACGTGCGGACAATCGGATCACCAAGTTCAAGATCCGTCCGCTTTCGTCATAA
- a CDS encoding site-specific tyrosine recombinase XerD: protein MRDWLGMFLETKAAEAGAAKNTLEAYARDLNSFLGWCGHNGHAPERLGKPDIEAYLIACDAEGLAKSTRARRLSAIKQYYRFAYEERIREDNPALEISGPGRSKALPQVLSEDEVGRLLESAGAVGRGAHERLRNRCLMELLYATGMRVTELVSLPVAAARGDPKYLLIMGKGGKERIVPLSPDARALLQEWLVRRDAAEEGARAKGQAVSRFLFPTQSKAGHMTRHRFYLLIKEIAVVAGISPAKVSPHKLRHAFATHLLANGADLRAIQTLLGHADVATTEIYTHVLEKRLADLVLNHHPMAKD, encoded by the coding sequence ATGCGTGACTGGCTGGGTATGTTCTTGGAGACAAAAGCCGCAGAAGCGGGCGCGGCCAAGAATACGCTTGAGGCTTATGCACGGGATTTGAACAGCTTTTTGGGCTGGTGTGGCCACAACGGGCATGCGCCTGAGCGCCTTGGGAAGCCCGATATCGAAGCCTATTTGATTGCCTGTGATGCCGAGGGGCTGGCCAAGTCGACTCGCGCGCGCAGGCTCTCGGCGATCAAACAGTATTACCGTTTTGCCTATGAAGAGCGCATTCGTGAGGATAACCCCGCTCTTGAGATCAGCGGGCCAGGGCGCAGCAAGGCTTTGCCGCAGGTGCTATCTGAGGATGAGGTCGGCCGTCTGTTGGAGAGTGCGGGGGCAGTTGGACGCGGCGCGCATGAGCGGCTGCGCAACCGATGTTTGATGGAGCTGCTCTATGCCACGGGAATGCGCGTCACTGAGCTTGTTAGCTTGCCTGTAGCAGCGGCGCGGGGCGATCCAAAGTATTTGCTGATTATGGGCAAAGGCGGCAAGGAGCGGATTGTGCCGCTTTCGCCCGACGCGCGCGCTTTGTTGCAGGAGTGGCTTGTGCGGCGCGATGCAGCCGAAGAGGGTGCGCGCGCTAAGGGGCAGGCTGTCTCGCGGTTTCTTTTTCCGACCCAAAGCAAGGCGGGGCATATGACGCGGCATCGCTTTTATCTTTTGATCAAGGAAATTGCTGTGGTGGCTGGGATAAGCCCTGCGAAAGTGAGCCCGCACAAGCTGCGCCACGCGTTTGCGACACATTTGTTAGCCAATGGCGCGGATTTACGAGCGATCCAGACGCTTCTGGGCCATGCGGATGTGGCGACGACCGAAATTTATACCCATGTTTTAGAAAAGCGGCTCGCAGATCTGGTGCTCAATCATCACCCGATGGCCAAAGACTGA
- a CDS encoding FAD-dependent oxidoreductase — protein sequence MRTEAQAVVIGGGLIGCSILYHLTKLGWTDVVLLERDELTSGSTWHAAAGIHGLHDSANISRLQHYTMNLYNSLEEETGQSCGVFQPGSLYLAQTQERVHQLKLQEAKAKLYGMDFSEISRERAEELHPLVNFDGIKCIMWEPSGGNVDPSGVTNAYAAGARQKGAEIHRFTPVTATEAQPDGSWIVRTPKGDIKTPWVINAAGLWGREVAAMAGIELPLQPTEHQYFVTESIPEIAAIDRRLPSVADRDGEYYMRQEGKGLLIGAYEKDMRFWAENGTPLDFAHDLFADDLDRIEENIMRAIDRVPVAGTAGIKRVINGPMIWSPDSNVILGPVPELKGYFCCNGIIPGFSQSAGMGLMVAQWLTTGEMEYDMFAWDMARFGDWADKKFTKAKVQDVYAHRFKIHFPNEERAAGRPVRTRPAYGHQKAIGAVFGLNYGWEHPLWYSGVEGTEDTDGFTRQNWWGPVGEECKMLREHAGIIDISNFAKYRVQGAGAEDWLNAVFANKMPSEVGRSCLTPLIGVRGGIAGDATVTKLAEDEYWIVSSGMAERYQKRFYDMVELPAGTTFESMTEAMCGFNVAGPKSRALLQKLSNASFETDDFKFMRSKRIEIAGVECLALRVSFTGDLGWELHCKSEDQLRLWEALLDAGKELGAGPVGSRALMSLRVEKGYGSWSREYSPEYWPQEVGLERLCKLEKDFLHKEAVAEAMLKAPREELVIIALDEADVSASNADATGGEPIFKDGVPVGRVSSGAYGYTVGMSLALGFVKGGAKAGDAIEVMVLGQPHKARILHEAPFDPTGARLRA from the coding sequence ATGCGCACCGAGGCTCAAGCTGTTGTTATCGGGGGGGGGCTGATTGGCTGCTCCATTCTTTATCACCTCACTAAGCTGGGATGGACAGATGTTGTGCTCCTTGAGCGTGACGAGTTAACCTCAGGCAGCACTTGGCATGCGGCAGCGGGCATTCATGGCTTGCACGACAGCGCCAACATCAGCCGCCTTCAGCATTACACTATGAACCTCTACAACAGCCTTGAGGAAGAAACGGGCCAGAGCTGTGGTGTGTTTCAACCCGGGTCGCTTTATCTTGCGCAAACGCAGGAGCGGGTGCACCAGCTCAAGCTTCAGGAAGCTAAGGCAAAGCTCTATGGAATGGATTTCAGTGAGATTAGCCGCGAGCGCGCCGAGGAGCTGCACCCGCTGGTGAACTTTGACGGTATCAAGTGTATCATGTGGGAGCCCTCAGGCGGCAACGTGGACCCTTCAGGCGTGACCAATGCTTATGCGGCTGGGGCGCGCCAGAAGGGTGCGGAAATTCACCGGTTCACGCCCGTGACGGCGACCGAGGCACAGCCAGACGGAAGCTGGATTGTGCGCACACCAAAAGGCGACATAAAAACGCCATGGGTGATCAATGCGGCCGGGCTTTGGGGCCGTGAAGTGGCCGCGATGGCGGGTATTGAGCTGCCGCTGCAACCTACAGAGCACCAGTATTTTGTGACAGAGAGCATCCCCGAGATTGCTGCAATCGACCGCCGTCTTCCCTCTGTGGCTGACCGTGACGGCGAGTATTACATGCGTCAGGAAGGCAAAGGCCTTTTGATTGGTGCTTATGAGAAAGACATGCGCTTTTGGGCTGAGAACGGGACGCCCTTGGACTTTGCCCATGATCTCTTTGCTGATGATCTTGACCGCATTGAAGAAAATATCATGCGCGCGATTGACCGTGTCCCTGTGGCGGGCACAGCTGGGATCAAGCGCGTGATCAACGGGCCAATGATCTGGTCGCCAGACAGCAACGTGATCCTTGGGCCTGTGCCTGAGCTCAAGGGATACTTTTGTTGCAACGGGATTATTCCGGGCTTTAGCCAGTCGGCGGGCATGGGGCTTATGGTGGCGCAGTGGCTCACCACGGGCGAGATGGAATATGATATGTTCGCTTGGGATATGGCGCGGTTTGGCGACTGGGCGGATAAGAAATTCACCAAGGCCAAGGTGCAGGACGTCTATGCGCACCGCTTCAAAATCCATTTCCCGAATGAGGAACGCGCAGCGGGGCGGCCTGTCCGCACGCGGCCTGCTTATGGGCATCAGAAAGCCATCGGCGCTGTGTTTGGTCTGAACTACGGCTGGGAGCATCCGCTCTGGTATTCGGGTGTTGAGGGCACTGAAGACACAGACGGATTCACGCGCCAGAACTGGTGGGGGCCAGTGGGTGAAGAATGTAAGATGCTGCGCGAGCATGCAGGCATCATCGACATCAGTAACTTTGCTAAATACCGCGTGCAGGGCGCAGGCGCTGAAGACTGGCTCAATGCTGTTTTTGCCAACAAAATGCCAAGCGAAGTGGGGCGCTCCTGCCTCACACCGCTGATTGGTGTGCGGGGTGGTATCGCGGGGGATGCGACTGTGACGAAGCTGGCGGAGGATGAATACTGGATTGTGAGCTCAGGTATGGCGGAACGCTATCAGAAGCGGTTCTATGATATGGTTGAGCTGCCTGCGGGCACAACATTTGAGAGTATGACCGAGGCGATGTGCGGGTTTAACGTCGCGGGCCCGAAAAGCCGTGCTCTTTTACAGAAGCTCTCGAATGCGAGCTTTGAAACCGATGACTTCAAATTTATGCGCTCCAAACGGATCGAGATTGCAGGCGTTGAATGTCTGGCGTTGCGCGTGAGCTTTACGGGCGATCTCGGCTGGGAACTGCATTGCAAATCCGAAGACCAGCTGCGTCTTTGGGAGGCGCTACTGGACGCGGGCAAAGAGCTTGGCGCAGGGCCTGTCGGCAGCCGTGCTTTGATGAGCTTGCGCGTTGAGAAAGGCTATGGATCGTGGAGCCGTGAATACAGCCCCGAATACTGGCCACAGGAAGTCGGGCTTGAGCGGCTCTGCAAGCTTGAGAAAGACTTCTTGCACAAAGAGGCCGTGGCTGAGGCCATGCTCAAAGCGCCGCGCGAGGAGCTTGTGATCATTGCGCTTGATGAGGCCGATGTGAGCGCTTCTAACGCCGACGCGACAGGCGGCGAACCGATCTTCAAGGACGGTGTGCCTGTGGGGCGTGTCAGCTCGGGGGCCTATGGATATACTGTTGGCATGAGCCTTGCACTTGGCTTCGTCAAAGGCGGCGCGAAAGCGGGGGATGCTATAGAGGTGATGGTGCTGGGCCAGCCGCATAAAGCACGTATTTTGCATGAGGCGCCATTTGATCCGACTGGTGCGCGCTTGCGGGCATGA
- the aroB gene encoding 3-dehydroquinate synthase encodes MIETVPVSLGTRSYDVKLAAGLLSEAGAHIAPLLKRPKVAIVSDAHVASLHLDTLTKSLDAQGISHSNLSLPQGESTKSWAHLQDVVHWLLSEQIERADVVIAFGGGVIGDLVGFAASILRRGVRFVQIPTSLLAQVDSSVGGKTGINAPHGKNLIGAFHQPSLVLADISVLGTLTERDFLAGYGEVAKYGLLGDAAFFDWLEANGPALAAGDEALRLAAVKHSVAMKAGIVSRDETEQGERALLNLGHTFCHALEAATGYSDRLLHGEGVAIGCALAFETSARLGLCSQEAPSRVRAHLKDMKMKVDISDIEGQLPDSDGLIALMMQDKKVSAGTLNFIMARDIGEAFVTSDVPKEVLTAVLTDALQSRA; translated from the coding sequence ATGATTGAAACAGTCCCCGTCTCGCTCGGCACGCGCAGCTATGACGTTAAGCTCGCCGCAGGACTTCTGTCCGAGGCAGGCGCCCATATTGCACCGCTTCTCAAGCGGCCCAAAGTAGCCATTGTAAGTGACGCCCATGTTGCCAGCCTTCACCTAGATACGCTCACCAAGTCATTGGACGCTCAAGGAATTTCTCATTCAAACCTCTCATTGCCCCAGGGCGAAAGCACAAAGAGCTGGGCACACCTACAAGACGTCGTCCACTGGCTCCTCTCAGAGCAGATCGAACGCGCTGATGTGGTCATAGCCTTCGGCGGCGGTGTGATCGGCGATCTCGTCGGCTTTGCCGCGTCAATCCTGCGCCGTGGCGTGCGGTTTGTACAAATCCCGACTTCGCTCTTGGCGCAGGTCGACAGCTCGGTGGGCGGCAAAACAGGCATCAACGCCCCCCACGGAAAAAATCTCATCGGGGCCTTCCACCAGCCCTCACTCGTGCTCGCCGACATCTCGGTGCTCGGCACACTTACAGAGCGAGACTTCCTCGCAGGCTACGGCGAAGTCGCCAAATACGGCCTCCTCGGAGATGCCGCTTTCTTTGACTGGCTCGAAGCAAATGGCCCCGCCCTTGCCGCAGGGGATGAAGCACTGCGCCTTGCGGCGGTCAAACACTCGGTCGCCATGAAAGCTGGCATCGTCTCACGCGACGAAACAGAACAAGGTGAGCGCGCCCTGCTCAATCTCGGCCATACGTTCTGCCATGCCCTAGAAGCCGCCACAGGCTATTCGGATCGGCTGCTGCACGGAGAAGGTGTCGCGATCGGCTGTGCGCTCGCCTTTGAAACATCGGCGCGTCTAGGTCTCTGCTCCCAAGAAGCACCCAGCCGCGTCCGCGCGCACTTAAAAGACATGAAGATGAAGGTTGATATTTCTGATATTGAAGGACAACTTCCCGATTCAGACGGCCTGATCGCGCTCATGATGCAAGACAAGAAAGTCAGCGCAGGAACGCTCAACTTCATCATGGCTCGCGACATCGGTGAGGCGTTTGTAACCTCAGATGTCCCCAAAGAAGTGCTCACGGCTGTGCTCACCGACGCACTCCAATCGCGCGCTTAA